The following are encoded in a window of Vidua chalybeata isolate OUT-0048 chromosome 35, bVidCha1 merged haplotype, whole genome shotgun sequence genomic DNA:
- the EIF3K gene encoding eukaryotic translation initiation factor 3 subunit K isoform X1, with translation MALFEQMRANVGKLLRGIDRYNPENLATLERYVETQAKENAYDLEANLAVLKLYQFNPAFFQTGVTAQILLKALTNLPHTDFTLCKCMIDQAHQEERPIRQILYLGELLETCHFQSFWQALDENMELLEGITGFEDSVRKFICHVVGITYQHIDRWLLAEMLGDLSESQLRVWMSKYGWTEPEPGRILISNQEENIKPKNIVEKIDFDSVSSIMASSL, from the exons GTACAACCCCGAGAACCTGGCCACGCTGGAGCGCTACGTGGAGACGCAGGCCAAGGAGAACGCCTACGACCTGGAGGCCAACCTGGCCGTGCTGAAGCT gtacCAGTTCAACCCCGCCTTCTTCCAGACCGGGGTGACGGCGCAGATCCTGCTCAAGGCGCTCACCAACCTGCCCCACACCGACTTCACCCTCTGCAAGTGCATGATCGACCAGGCACAC CAGGAGGAGCGGCCCATCCGGCAGATCCTGTacctgggggagctgctggagaccTGCCACTTCCAGTCCTTCTGG CAAGCGCTGGATGAgaacatggagctgctggaggggatCACCGGCTTCGAGGACTCCGTcaggaaat TCATCTGCCACGTGGTGGGGATCACGTACCAGCACATCGACCGCTGGCTGCTCGCCGAGATGCTGGGGGACCTCTCAg AGTCGCAGCTGAGGGTGTGGATGAGCAAATACGGGTGGACGGAGCCAGAGCCAGGGCGGATCCTCATCTCCAACCAGGAGGAGAACATCAAACCCAAGAACATCGTGGAGAAGATCGACTTCGACA gtgtgtccagcATCATGGCCTCCTCTCTCTGA
- the EIF3K gene encoding eukaryotic translation initiation factor 3 subunit K isoform X2 yields the protein MIDQAHQEERPIRQILYLGELLETCHFQSFWQALDENMELLEGITGFEDSVRKFICHVVGITYQHIDRWLLAEMLGDLSESQLRVWMSKYGWTEPEPGRILISNQEENIKPKNIVEKIDFDSVSSIMASSL from the exons ATGATCGACCAGGCACAC CAGGAGGAGCGGCCCATCCGGCAGATCCTGTacctgggggagctgctggagaccTGCCACTTCCAGTCCTTCTGG CAAGCGCTGGATGAgaacatggagctgctggaggggatCACCGGCTTCGAGGACTCCGTcaggaaat TCATCTGCCACGTGGTGGGGATCACGTACCAGCACATCGACCGCTGGCTGCTCGCCGAGATGCTGGGGGACCTCTCAg AGTCGCAGCTGAGGGTGTGGATGAGCAAATACGGGTGGACGGAGCCAGAGCCAGGGCGGATCCTCATCTCCAACCAGGAGGAGAACATCAAACCCAAGAACATCGTGGAGAAGATCGACTTCGACA gtgtgtccagcATCATGGCCTCCTCTCTCTGA